One region of Candidatus Electrothrix rattekaaiensis genomic DNA includes:
- a CDS encoding type II toxin-antitoxin system VapC family toxin, whose amino-acid sequence MKYLLDTNVCIRYLNGRSENIRKNIATKRPQDIFLCSIVKAELFYGSMKSDFPDKNLARQKNFVDHFISLSFDDKAAEIYGQVRSQLEKAGIPIGPNDLLIAAIALSNDLTLATANIREFTRVENLVCEDWEAVIPSAG is encoded by the coding sequence ATGAAGTATCTCCTTGATACCAATGTCTGCATCAGGTATCTGAACGGAAGATCGGAAAATATCCGAAAAAATATAGCGACCAAAAGACCGCAGGATATTTTTCTCTGCTCAATTGTCAAAGCCGAGTTATTTTACGGGTCCATGAAAAGCGATTTCCCGGATAAGAATCTGGCCCGACAGAAAAACTTTGTCGATCACTTCATTTCGCTTTCTTTTGACGACAAAGCGGCTGAAATTTATGGTCAAGTTCGTTCTCAGTTGGAAAAAGCAGGTATCCCGATAGGCCCCAATGATCTGCTGATTGCCGCAATTGCCTTATCCAACGACCTGACCCTTGCAACTGCCAACATACGGGAATTTACACGGGTTGAAAACTTGGTTTGCGAAGACTGGGAAGCTGTCATTCCTTCAGCTGGTTGA
- a CDS encoding Fic family protein translates to MAKTELTRQQKKVLGILADNPQGVDVRQIIQSLQAPPHKRTVQRWLTALAAEGHISVVGKGRATLYRLPANQHDKLITPTDDTAREDYERYIPISREGREIMAYVRQSRTGRTPAGYERGFLSDYIPGTTSYLDDSLRAHLYHIGETEEQQHPAGTYGRAILSRLLIDLSWASSRLEGNTYSRLDTERLIELGQYAEGKGAQEAQMILNHKAAIELLIDGAEDIGFDRYTFLSLHGLLSENLMPDPESSGRLRWRPVHIGGSVYVPLAMPQLIEECFREIIDKAATIKDPFEQAFFIMVQLPYLQPFEDVNKRVSRLGANISLIKNNLCPLTFLDVPERAYIDAQLGVYEMNRHELLRDLFIWAYERSANEYNAVRKSLADPDPLRLRYRKEMHELIGDIVRDCRLDAEAVISSYADRRLAQADRLAFVEMVKKEISCLHMGIIARYRIRPAEFAAWQKSKERLF, encoded by the coding sequence ATGGCAAAAACTGAGCTGACCCGGCAACAGAAAAAAGTTCTGGGAATTTTAGCCGACAATCCACAGGGTGTCGATGTCAGGCAAATTATACAGAGCTTGCAAGCCCCTCCCCACAAACGAACAGTTCAACGCTGGCTAACGGCACTGGCTGCTGAAGGACACATATCCGTTGTCGGTAAGGGCCGAGCCACGCTCTACAGACTGCCTGCAAACCAGCATGACAAGCTGATAACTCCCACAGATGATACGGCCAGGGAAGATTATGAGCGTTATATTCCCATCTCCAGAGAAGGCCGGGAAATTATGGCCTATGTTCGACAAAGCCGCACAGGCCGAACTCCGGCAGGCTATGAACGGGGCTTTTTGAGTGATTACATTCCTGGCACAACAAGTTATCTGGACGATTCGCTCCGTGCCCATCTCTATCACATTGGTGAAACAGAAGAACAGCAACACCCTGCGGGCACCTATGGCCGCGCGATTTTAAGCCGATTGCTGATTGACCTGTCCTGGGCCTCCAGCCGCCTGGAGGGGAACACCTACTCCCGGCTCGACACAGAACGCCTCATTGAACTGGGCCAATACGCTGAAGGCAAGGGTGCCCAGGAAGCACAAATGATCCTCAACCACAAAGCGGCAATCGAACTTCTTATTGATGGCGCTGAGGACATTGGCTTTGACAGGTATACCTTTCTCAGTCTCCACGGACTGTTGTCAGAAAACCTGATGCCTGACCCGGAAAGCAGTGGACGATTGCGCTGGCGCCCCGTACATATCGGCGGTTCAGTGTATGTGCCGCTTGCAATGCCGCAACTCATAGAAGAATGTTTCCGGGAAATCATCGATAAGGCAGCGACAATCAAAGATCCTTTTGAGCAGGCATTTTTTATTATGGTGCAACTGCCCTATCTACAGCCTTTTGAGGATGTCAACAAAAGAGTATCCCGGCTCGGTGCAAATATCTCACTCATCAAAAACAACCTTTGTCCACTGACTTTTCTGGATGTGCCTGAACGCGCCTATATTGACGCCCAATTGGGAGTCTATGAAATGAATCGGCATGAACTGCTGCGTGACCTCTTTATATGGGCCTACGAACGCTCAGCAAATGAGTACAATGCGGTCAGGAAAAGTTTGGCAGATCCAGACCCGCTCAGGCTGCGTTATAGAAAAGAGATGCACGAACTTATAGGTGACATAGTCCGAGATTGTCGCCTGGATGCTGAAGCGGTCATCAGCAGTTATGCTGACAGGCGACTTGCTCAGGCAGACCGGCTGGCTTTTGTGGAAATGGTAAAAAAAGAAATCAGCTGTCTACATATGGGAATCATTGCCCGTTACCGCATCCGACCTGCGGAGTTTGCTGCCTGGCAGAAGAGTAAAGAAAGATTGTTCTGA
- a CDS encoding nucleotidyltransferase family protein has product MKTDLPAIRKKLAQRLPLLTAQYKIKSLALFGSYVRHEQNDASDLDILIEYHEVPDIISYIELENSMSDLLGIKVDLVMKDGLKPRIAKRILAEAVQV; this is encoded by the coding sequence ATGAAAACCGATCTTCCTGCAATCAGAAAAAAATTGGCACAGCGTCTTCCCTTGCTGACAGCGCAATACAAAATTAAATCGCTGGCTCTGTTCGGTTCTTACGTTCGCCACGAGCAGAATGATGCCAGCGATCTGGATATTCTGATCGAATATCATGAAGTTCCTGACATAATCAGCTATATTGAGCTTGAAAACAGCATGTCCGATCTTCTGGGCATCAAGGTCGATCTGGTTATGAAAGACGGCCTGAAGCCGAGAATCGCCAAACGCATCTTGGCGGAAGCGGTCCAAGTATGA